CGTTCGTGGTGCTCTCCCGCACCACCCAGCCGAGCGCCGACTGCACCTCGGCGGGCAGCGCCCCGGCGTCCCCGTTCACCTCGCACGCGATCCCCGCCGCCCGCAACACCCCCTGCGCTCCCGCGAGTTCGGCCCCGAGGTCGGCCTCCCGATAGCCCCGGACGACGTCGCGCACCTCGCGCTGCGACTCCTGCGCGATGCGCTGTACCTCGATCATCTGCTCCACGGCGTCCGCCCGCCCGCGGCGGGCCAGCTGCACGGCCAGCTCGCTCTTCAGGGCGATCACCGCCAGGTTCCGCCCCATGACGTCGTGCAGATCCCGCCCGAACCGCAGCCGTTCCTCGGCGACGGCGAGCCGGGCCTCGACCTCACGGGCGCGCTCCGCCTCCCAGAGCACGGACAGGGTCCAGGCGCCCCAGCGGCCGGCCAGCAGCGAGAAGAGCGTTCCGAACGCGGTGAGCATCCCGATCGCCAGGATCCCGGGGAGGTCCGGTTCGGTCCAGGCGAACACGGCCGTCAGCACCACGGAGAGCACGAGAGACCGCCGCAGGAACACCGTGACGGGGACGACGAGCCCGTACAGCAGCCCGAGAGGCAGCAGCACGGCTCCGACGAACAGTCTGACCGCCACCGCGTCGGTGCCGCCCTGCGCGGCGAGAGCGAGGATCAGCGCCAGTTCCAGGGCCAGCAGGACGGCGGAGGGGCGCAGCGCGCGGGACGGGAGTTCGGTCCGGCCCAGGTAGTGGTCGAGCGCCGGCCGGGTGAGCCGGTTCGCCTCCACGCAGCTCAGGGCGCCTGCGAAAAGCAGCAACCCGCCGAGGGCCAGCGGGAGGGGCCGCCGGTCGACGGTGCCGACCAGCGGCAGCGCCAGCCAGGACAGGGAGAAGAACCAGGTCGTGACGTACCAGGTGAGCACGCTCTGCAGCTCCACCCGCTCCGCCTTGCTGCGTTCGCGCCAGTGGCGTCCGTGCCATCCCCGTATCCAGCCGAACACCGTTTCACCGCTCCTCAGCGCCTCGGCTCCCACCGGAACCACCGCCGTACAGCAAACACCGCGAGCAGGGTCCAGGCCAGTGCGGTCGCCAGTGCGCCGAGGGCCTCGTAGGCGGACAGGCTCCCGGTCCAGCCGCCCCGGATCAGGGTGATCACCGGGGACAGCGGAAGCAGTTGGCAGAAGGACGCGAGCCGGTCGGGGAGCAGTTCCAGCGGGACGGCCATGCCGGAGCCGGTCATCGACACCAGCACCAGTGGCGCCGTGGTGACCTGTGCGCTCTCCACGGTCCGGGTCAGGGCCGCGGTGAGCGCCGCGAGCGCCGCGCACATCGCGAGCCCCGCCAACAGCCCCAGGACCGCGAGCTGGGGCGCCTTCGGGGCCGGCAGGTCCAGCACGACGGTGGAGCCGGCCACCAGCACGAGGGACTGCATCAGCCCTGTGGCGAGGACCGGCAGCGCCGATCCGCAGAGGATCTCGGCGTCCCGCAGCTCACCGGTGCGCAGCCGCTTCAGCACCAACTCCTCGCGCCGGGCGGTGTAGACGGACGACAGCGCCTGGTACACCCCGAACAGCAGCGAGAAGCCGATGGCGGCGGGCAGCAGGACCAGACCGGCGGTGAGCCCGACGTCCGCGACGTCCATGCCGTCGACCACCGAGACGAGACCGATCGGCAGCACGAGCGGCACGAGGAGCGCCAGGGCGAGTGTGCTCCTGCTGCGCCCGAGAAGCGTCAGCTCGGCCCGGCCGAGGGCGGCGATCCGTCCCGACGGCGTCGTGACCGCACGCGTGACCGCCCGACCGGCGACCCCCGCCACCGTCGTCCCACGCGTGCCGCCGGGCACTGTCGTCCCACCCGTGCCGCCCGCCTCGCCCGCCCCGCTCATATCGCCCGTTCCGCCCGCTCCGCTCGCCCTGCCTGCCCTGCTCACACCACTCGCTCCGCTGGTCCCGCGCGCCTCGCTCATGCCGTTCGCCCCCCTCGTACCGCGACCGTCGTGTCCGGGCCGCCTCCGACGCCGAGGTGACTCTCGGGATCGTCCGACGCCTCCCGGGCGATGCCGAGGAACGCCTCCTCCAGTGAGGCCGACCGCACGTCGAGCCCGCGCAGTGTCACTCCGGCCCGGTCGGCCCACACCAGCAGTCCGGTCGCCGCCCGCTGCAACTCCCGTGTGCGCAGCCGTACGAGGCGACCGTCGGCCTCGTGGCCGCACACGCCGAGCTCCCCCAGCGGCGGCAGGTCGCCCACGAAGTACCCTTCGGGCAGCTCGAAGGCGATCCGGGAGGGCTGGGCGCCGGTCACCTCCGCGGGCGTTCCGGAGGCGGCGATGCGGCCGCGGTGCAGGATGGCCAGCCGGTCGGCGAGGTTCTCCGCCTCCTCCAGGTGGTGCGTGGTGAGAAGGACCGTCGTACCGGCGTCGCGCAGAGCGCGCACCAGGTCCCAGGTGTCGCGCCGGCCCTCGGCGTCCAGGCCGGTCGTCGGCTCGTCGAGGAACAGGACTTCGGGGTCGCCGAGCACCGCGAGCGCCAGGTCGAGGCGTCGCCGCTCGCCGCCGGACAACTGCTTGACCCGGACGTCCGCCCGTTCGGCGAGTCCGACGAGCGCCAGCGCCTCCCCGGCCGGACGGGCGCCGCTCACGCAGCCGGCCCACATCCGCGCGGTCTCGGCGACGGTCAGTTCGGAGGGGAAGCCGCCCTCCTGGAGCATCACGCCGGTGCGCGGCCGCACGGCGGCCCGTTCGGCGTACGGGTCGTGGCCGAGGACCCTGATCCGTCCGCCGTCCGGACGCGCGAGTCCTTCCAGCAGTTCGACGGTCGACGTCTTCCCGGCCCCGTTGGTGCCGAGCAGCGCGAAGACCTCCCCGCGGCGCACGTGGAAGGAGATTCCACGGACCGCCTCGAACTCGCCCCCGTACACACGCCGGAGGCCGGTGGCCTCGATCACGTGCTCATTCGTGTCCATGTCCCGAGCCTCCCCGCGCAGGGGAGGGCCGGGCAGTGCGAGGTGTCACCAGTGCGTATGACAAATGTCAGACGGCCCGTGCGGCGCCCACGGCGGTACGGGCGGCCGGGGCGCACGAAAAGACCCCGGTCCACTGGACCGGGGTCTTTTCGATGGAGCGGACGACGAGGCTCGAACTCGCGACCTCAACCTTGGCAAGGTTGCGCTCTACCAACTGAGCTACGTCCGCATTGCCTCCGACCGGCTTTCACCGATCGGCGCGAGCACCAGCCTACCTGATCCACAACAGTGGTCGGATCGGCGGTGCAGAGCGGGTGACAGGAATTGCACACTGCGCCTTCCCCCTGGAAGGGGGATGTTCTACTACTGAACTACACCCGCGTGTACTCCGTGAGCTGGGCCTTTCGGCCTCGCCCGGCGGCGTGCTCCAGACTCTAGCTGACCGGGAGGGGTGCAGCGCAAGTCGGTTCCCGCCGAGGGCGGGTGACCGGCCGTCGGCCCAGCACTCGGGGCGGAGCTCACTGAGCGTCGGCGAACGCCTCGTAGACCTTCTTGGGGATGCGGCCGCGGGCCGGCACGTCCATCTTGTTGGCCTGGGCCCAGGCGCGGACGGCGGCGGGGTCGGGGGCGACCTCCGTCTGCTTGTACGCCTTGCCGGACCTCGACCGCTTGCGGCCGGCGTCCACGTAGGGCGCGAGCGCCTTACGCAGTTTCTCGGCATTGCCTTCATTCAGGTCGATCTCGTACGACTTGCCGTCGAGCCCGAAGGCGATCGTTTCCGCCGCTTCCGAGCCGTCGATGTCGTCAAAGAGAGTGACCACGACCTTCTGCGCCACGAATATCGGTCCCTTCGTGCGACAGCTCTGCGATGACGTGCCAAGACGCCACGGAGATGTCGACTGTTCGCCTGTTATGGGGCAAAGTATCGGCTATTGACAATTCATTTGTACAGTGCCCGGCATTGCAATGTGAAGCCCGACTAAATCTGTCCGCGTGTCCCGGGGCAATAGGGAACGCGGACGCACCCCGGATCTTTCCCTGAAATTTTCACGAAGGCACTGGTCCGATACCTGATCGTGATGGCGCTCACGTACTTTCCTACAACTCTACTCGCGTAGAAATTTTGTACGGGTAGTCTGAAGACACCTGTTGGAGACACCTGCAGGAGCCTGCTCAGCACCACACCACCGGGAGTGCCAGTGGCACGCGTCGTAGTCGACGTCATGCTCAAGCCGGAGATCCTCGACCCCCAGGGCCAGGCGGTGCAGCGCGCACTGCCGCGGCTGGGTTTCGAAGGCATCTCCGACGTACGTCAGGGAAAGCGATTCGAACTGGAAGTTGACGGGCCGGTCGACGAGGCCGCCCTCGCCCGCATCCACGATCTTGCGGAATCCTTCCTCGCCAACACCGTGATCGAGGACTTCACGGTCCGGGTCGAGTCGGAAGAAGCCGTCGCGGGGGCCGCGAAGTGACCGCTCGTATTGGCGTCGTCACTTTTCCCGGCAGCCTCGACGACCGGGACACCCAGCGCGCGATCCGCCTCGCGGGCGCCGAGCCCGTCGCCCTGTGGCACAAGGACAAGAACCTCCACCAGGTCGACGCCGTGGTGCTGTGCGGCGGTTTCTCCTACGGCGACTATCTGCGGGCGGGCGCCATCGCGCGATTCTCCCCCGTGATGGAGCCCCTCATCGAGCAGGCGAAGGCCGGTCTGCCGGTCCTCGGCATCTGCAACGGCTTCCAGATCCTCACCGAGGCCCACCTGCTCCCGGGCGCGATGCTCGGCAACGACCACCTCCACTTCATCTGCCGCGACCAGAAGCTGCGGGTGGAGAACGCGGAGACCGCCTGGACCACCGACTACACGGCCGGCCAGGAGATCCACATCCCGCTGAAGAACATGGACGGCCGGTACGTCGCCGACGAGTACACCCTCGACAAGCTCGAGGCCGAGGGCCGGGTCGCCTTCCGCTACCTGGCCCGCGACGGAGTCGCCGATGAGCGGGGCAACCCCAACGGCTCGCTCCGTGACATCGCCGGCATCAGCAACGAGGCCGGCAACGTCGTCGGCCTGATGCCGCACCCGGAGCACGCCGTGGAACCCCTCGTCGGGTCCGGCCGCACCGACGGTCTCCCGTTCTTCACCTCGATCCTCAAGAAGCTGGTCAACGCATGAGCCGGACGCCTCTGGACACGGTCGAGCACGCGACCGAGACCCCCGACGTCGAGCTGCCCTGGGCCGAACTCGGCCTGAAGAAGGACGAGTACGAGCGCGTCGTGGAGATCCTCGGCCGCCGGCCCACCGGCGCCGAGCTCGCCATGTACTCCGTCATGTGGTCCGAGCACTGCTCGTACAAGTCCTCCAAGGTGCACCTGCGCCAGTTCGGCGAGAAGGCCCCGCAGTCGGACGCGCTGCTCGTCGGCATCGGTGAGAACGCCGGCGTCGTCGACGTCGGCCAGGGTTACGCGGTCACCTTCAAGGTCGAGTCGCACAACCACCCGTCCTACGTGGAGCCCTACCAGGGCGCGGCCACCGGCGTCGGCGGCATCGTGCGCGACATCATCGCGATGGGCGCGCGCCCGGTCGCGGTCGTGGACCCGCTGCGCTTCGGCGCGGCCGACCACCCCGACACCAAGCGCGTCCTGCCGGGCGTCGTCGCGGGCATCGGCGGCTACGGCAACTGCCTGGGCCTGCCGAACATCGGCGGCGAGGTCGTCTTCGACGCCTGTTACCAGGGCAACCCGCTGGTCAACGCCGGCGCCATCGGCGTGATGCGGCACGAGGACATCCACCTCGCGAAGGCGTCCGGCGCGGGCAACAAGGTCATCCTCTACGGGGCCCGGACCGGTGGCGACGGCATCGGCGGCGCGTCGATCCTGGCCTCCGAGACCTTCGACGACGCCAAGCCGTCGAAGCGCCCGGCCGTCCAGGTCGGCGACCCCTTCCAGGAGAAGCTCCTCATCGAGTGCACCCTGGAGGCCTTCAGGGAGAAGCTGGTCGTCGGCATCCAGGACCTCGGTGCGGCCGGTCTGTCCTGCGCCACGTCCGAGCTCGCCTCCAACGGCTCCGGCGGCATGCGCGTCACGCTGGACGACGTACCGCTTCGCGACTCCACGCTCTCGCCCGAGGAGATCCTCATGAGCGAGTCGCAGGAACGCATGTGCGCGGTCGTCGAGCCGGCGAAGGTCGACCGGTTCCTCGAGATCTGCGACAAGTGGGACGTCATCGCCACCGTGATCGGCGAGGTGACCGACGGCGACCGCCTCGAGATCTACTGGCACGGCGGCAAGATCGTCGACGTCGACCCGCGCACCGTCGCCCACGACGGCCCGGTCTACGAGCGTCCCTACGCCCGCCCGGACTGGCAGGACGCCCTCCAGGCCGACGACGCGAACAAGCTGCCGCGGCCGACCACGGGCGAGGAGCTGAAGGACCAGGTCCTGAAGCTGGTGTCCTCCCCGAACCAGGCGTCCAAGAAGTGGATCACCTCGCAGTACGACCACTTCGTGCAGGGCAACACCGTCCTCGCGCAGCCCGAGGACTCGGGCATGATCCGCATCGACGAGGAGAGCGGCCTCGGCGTCGCCATCGCGACCGACGGCAACGGCCGGTACGCCAAGCTCGACCCGTACGCGGGCGCGCAGCTGGCCCTCTCCGAGGCGTACCGCAACGTGGCGACGACCGGCGCCAAGCCGCTCGCCGTCTCCGACTGCCTGAACTTCGGCTCGCCCGAGGACCCGGCGGTGATGTGGCAGTTCGCGGAGGCCATCCGCGGCCTCGCCGACGCCTGCCTGCAGCTGGGCACCCCGGTGACCGGCGGCAACGTCTCCCTGTACAACCAGACGGGCGAGGCGGCCATCCACCCGACCCCGGTCGTGGCGGTCCTGGGCGTCATCGACGACGTGGCCCGGCGCACGCCGGTCGCCTTCCAGGAGGAGGGCCAGCTGCTCTACCTCCTCGGCGACACCCGTGAGGAGTTCGGCGGCTCGGCCTGGTCCCAGGTCGTCCACGACCACCTGGGCGGTCTGCCCCCGAAGGTCGACCTGGAGCGTGAGCGGCTGCTCGCCGAGATCCTGATCTCCGCCTCCCGTGACGGCATGATCGACTCCGCGCACGACCTGTCGGACGGCGGTCTGGTCCAGGCGGTCGTCGAGTCGGCGCTGCTCGGCGGCAAGGGTGCGCGGCTGGTCGTCCCGGACGGGCTCGACGCCTTCACGCTCCTGTTCTCCGAGTCGGCGGGACGTGCCGTGGTGGCGGTCCCGCGGTCCGAGGAGCTCCGCTTCAACGACATGTGCGGGGCGCGCGGTCTGCCCGTCACCCGCATCGGCGTCGTGGACGGCGACACGGTCGAGCTCCAGGGCGAGTTCGAGCTGTCCCTGGAGGAGCTGCGCAAGGCCCACGAGGACACCCTCCCGGCGCTCTTCGCGTAAGCACCTGCGGCACCCGTACGAGTGAAGGCCTCGCCCGTTCCCACGGGCGGGGCCTTCCCCGTGGCCGGAGCGAGGTGGCGCACCCGCGCGCGGGCCGGGGCGGCCCCGGTGTCAGCGGCGGCCGCTAGGCTCGCCGTCATGCCTCCGGCCAAGAAGCGCGCCCGCGCCTACGACCCCGCCAGGACCCGTTCCGCGGTGACGGCCCAGTTCGGGAACGTGCGGCGGGCCGTGGGCTCCCTGACGCCCGAGCAGCTCGCGCTGCCCACGCGGCTGCCGGGCTGGACCGTACGGGAGCTGGCCGCGCACGTGACCATGGCGGTGGAGACCGTCAGCCGCAACATCGACCGGGACGAACCGGCGAAGGCGCAGCTCACGCTCCTGCAGTGGCCGTTCGCCACCGCCGCCCGCGCCGCCGACATCGGCGACGGCACCCGGGAGCTCGCCGCGGCCGAACCCGATCTGGACGCCCTCTTCGCCCGCACCGAGGAGCGCTTCGCCGCCGCCCTCGCCGCCGTCCCCGGGGACCGGCTGCTGGCCGCCCGCACCGGCGCCATGAGCCTGGCCGACTGTCTCGTCACCCGCACGGTCGAGCTGGTCGTGCACACCGACGACCTGAACGCGGCCGTCCCCGGTCTGGACGTTCCGTACGACCGCCAGGCGCTCGCCGCCGCCACCCGGCTCCTCGCCGACGCCCTCGCCGCCAAGGCGCCCGGCGGCGCGACCGAGGTGCGGATCCCGCCGTACGCCGTCGTGCAGTGCGTCGAGGGCCCCCGGCACACCCGGGGCACCCCGCCCAACGTCGTCGAGACCGACCCGCTGACCTGGATCCGGCTGGCCGCCGGCCGGACGACCTGGGAGGACGCCGTCCAGCAGGCGAAGGTCGCGGCGAGCGGCGAGCGGGCGGACCTCGCGGCGCTGCTCCCCCTGATGGCCTGAACCCGGCCCGGGACGGAACCGACCACCCCACCCGTCCCGTCGAACCGGCATGTCCAGGCAGACGCACAGCCCCACGCACGCGCACCCGTACCGGCGCCGCACGGCGTTGGCCGCCGCCGTCCTGCTCGTCCCGCTCGCCGCGGCCTGCGGCGGCGAGAAGGCGGGCGAACAGCCCGGCAGCGGGGAGCTGCGCGCCGAGCAGCCCGTCGCCGGGGTGCGGTGGAACGTCGACAGCGTGAGCGTCGACGGGGCCGTCCAGCAGGCCCCGTCCGGCGCGTACGTCGAGATCGAGGACGGCAGGGCGACGGGCAATTACGGTTGCAACCACTTCACCGCGAAGGCCGCCGTGCAGGGCGACCGCGTCCGGTTCAGCGAGGCGCGGTCGACCAGGATGGCCTGCGAGAAGCAGCCCATGGCGTTCGAGCGCACGCTGGCCGCCACGCTCGCCGACGGGACCCTCACCGCCGAGGTCGACGGCGCCACGCTGACCCTCGGCACGGCCGACGGCGACCAGGTCCGACTGACCGGAAAATGAGACCCGGCCGGCGTCCGGGGCCCCTATTGGTGTGCGACAGCTCACTCATGCCCGCGTGGCGGCCGCCCGCCCGGCCGCCGCCGTGACCCGCCCGATCCCGGAGTGGATCACCAAAACCTGTCCCTGACCAGCGTAAACACGTTGATCATGGGTGGTGTGGCCGACCGGTGATCCAGTTACCGGCGGGTATCGCCAATTCGGACCAGTGGTCGATCTCGCCTACACTCGGTGGCGTGCCACGTGGTGACGGTCGACTCAGTCATGATCTGCTCCCCGGTGAGAAGGGCCCCCAGGACGCATGCGGCGTCTTCGGTGTCTGGGCTCCCGGTGAAGAGGTCGCCAAGCTCACTTACTTCGGGCTCTACGCCCTACAGCATCGAGGTCAGGAATCCGCGGGGATCGCGGTCAGCAACGGCTCGCAGATCCTCGTCTTCAAGGACATGGGCCTGGTGTCCCAGGTCTTCGACGAGACCTCACTCGGTTCGCTCCAGGGTCACATCGCGGTCGGTCACGCCCGCTACTCGACCACCGGCGCCTCCGTGTGGGAGAACGCCCAGCCGACGTTCCGCGCCACCGCGCACGGTTCGATCGCGCTCGGTCACAACGGAAACCTCGTCAACACCGCCCAGCTCGCCGAGATGGTCGCCGACCTGCCCAAGCAGGAGGGCCGCACCCCGCGCGTAGCGGCGACCAACGACACCGACCTGCTCACCGCGCTCCTCGCGGCGCAGGTCGACGAGGACGGCACGCCGCTGACCATCGAGGAGGCCGCCCATCAGGTCCTCCCGCAGGTCAAGGGCGCCTTCTCGCTCGTCTTCATGGACGAGCACACGCTCTACGCGGGCCGCGACCCCCAGGGCATCCGCCCGCTGGTCCTCGGCCGGCTCGAGCGTGGCTGGGTGGTCGCCTCCGAGTCCGCCGCGCTCGACATCTGCGGGGCGAGCTACGTCCGCGAGATCGAGCCGGGCGAGTTCGTCGCCATCGACGAGAACGGCTTGCGGACCTCGCGGTTCGCGGAAGCGAAGCCCAAGGGCTGTGTCTTCGAGTACGTGTACCTGGCTCGTCCGGACACCGACATCGCCGGACGGAACGTGTACCTCTCCCGGGTGGAGATGGGCCGCAAGCTCGCCAAGGAAGCGCCGGTCGACGCCGATCTCGTCATAGCGACACCGGAGTCCGGCACCCCCGCCGCCATCGGCTACGCGGAGGCGTCCGGCATCCCCTTCGGCGCCGGCCTGGTGAAGAACGCCTACGTCGGCCGGACGTTCATCCAGCCGTCGCAGACGATCCGGCAGCTGGGCATCCGCCTGAAGCTGAACCCGCTCAAGGAAGTCATCAAGGGCAAGCGCCTGGTCGTCGTCGACGACTCGATCGTGCGC
The window above is part of the Streptomyces sp. NBC_00425 genome. Proteins encoded here:
- the purF gene encoding amidophosphoribosyltransferase, producing the protein MPRGDGRLSHDLLPGEKGPQDACGVFGVWAPGEEVAKLTYFGLYALQHRGQESAGIAVSNGSQILVFKDMGLVSQVFDETSLGSLQGHIAVGHARYSTTGASVWENAQPTFRATAHGSIALGHNGNLVNTAQLAEMVADLPKQEGRTPRVAATNDTDLLTALLAAQVDEDGTPLTIEEAAHQVLPQVKGAFSLVFMDEHTLYAGRDPQGIRPLVLGRLERGWVVASESAALDICGASYVREIEPGEFVAIDENGLRTSRFAEAKPKGCVFEYVYLARPDTDIAGRNVYLSRVEMGRKLAKEAPVDADLVIATPESGTPAAIGYAEASGIPFGAGLVKNAYVGRTFIQPSQTIRQLGIRLKLNPLKEVIKGKRLVVVDDSIVRGNTQRALVRMLREAGAAEVHIRISSPPVKWPCFFGIDFATRAELIANGMTIDEIGTSLGADSLSYISIEGMIEATTIAKPNLCRACFDGEYPMELPDPELLGKQLLETELAAGPAATAAADAIRRP
- a CDS encoding META domain-containing protein; its protein translation is MSRQTHSPTHAHPYRRRTALAAAVLLVPLAAACGGEKAGEQPGSGELRAEQPVAGVRWNVDSVSVDGAVQQAPSGAYVEIEDGRATGNYGCNHFTAKAAVQGDRVRFSEARSTRMACEKQPMAFERTLAATLADGTLTAEVDGATLTLGTADGDQVRLTGK
- the purS gene encoding phosphoribosylformylglycinamidine synthase subunit PurS, with translation MARVVVDVMLKPEILDPQGQAVQRALPRLGFEGISDVRQGKRFELEVDGPVDEAALARIHDLAESFLANTVIEDFTVRVESEEAVAGAAK
- the purL gene encoding phosphoribosylformylglycinamidine synthase subunit PurL — translated: MSRTPLDTVEHATETPDVELPWAELGLKKDEYERVVEILGRRPTGAELAMYSVMWSEHCSYKSSKVHLRQFGEKAPQSDALLVGIGENAGVVDVGQGYAVTFKVESHNHPSYVEPYQGAATGVGGIVRDIIAMGARPVAVVDPLRFGAADHPDTKRVLPGVVAGIGGYGNCLGLPNIGGEVVFDACYQGNPLVNAGAIGVMRHEDIHLAKASGAGNKVILYGARTGGDGIGGASILASETFDDAKPSKRPAVQVGDPFQEKLLIECTLEAFREKLVVGIQDLGAAGLSCATSELASNGSGGMRVTLDDVPLRDSTLSPEEILMSESQERMCAVVEPAKVDRFLEICDKWDVIATVIGEVTDGDRLEIYWHGGKIVDVDPRTVAHDGPVYERPYARPDWQDALQADDANKLPRPTTGEELKDQVLKLVSSPNQASKKWITSQYDHFVQGNTVLAQPEDSGMIRIDEESGLGVAIATDGNGRYAKLDPYAGAQLALSEAYRNVATTGAKPLAVSDCLNFGSPEDPAVMWQFAEAIRGLADACLQLGTPVTGGNVSLYNQTGEAAIHPTPVVAVLGVIDDVARRTPVAFQEEGQLLYLLGDTREEFGGSAWSQVVHDHLGGLPPKVDLERERLLAEILISASRDGMIDSAHDLSDGGLVQAVVESALLGGKGARLVVPDGLDAFTLLFSESAGRAVVAVPRSEELRFNDMCGARGLPVTRIGVVDGDTVELQGEFELSLEELRKAHEDTLPALFA
- a CDS encoding maleylpyruvate isomerase family mycothiol-dependent enzyme → MPPAKKRARAYDPARTRSAVTAQFGNVRRAVGSLTPEQLALPTRLPGWTVRELAAHVTMAVETVSRNIDRDEPAKAQLTLLQWPFATAARAADIGDGTRELAAAEPDLDALFARTEERFAAALAAVPGDRLLAARTGAMSLADCLVTRTVELVVHTDDLNAAVPGLDVPYDRQALAAATRLLADALAAKAPGGATEVRIPPYAVVQCVEGPRHTRGTPPNVVETDPLTWIRLAAGRTTWEDAVQQAKVAASGERADLAALLPLMA
- a CDS encoding histone-like nucleoid-structuring protein Lsr2 translates to MAQKVVVTLFDDIDGSEAAETIAFGLDGKSYEIDLNEGNAEKLRKALAPYVDAGRKRSRSGKAYKQTEVAPDPAAVRAWAQANKMDVPARGRIPKKVYEAFADAQ
- a CDS encoding ABC transporter permease codes for the protein MSEARGTSGASGVSRAGRASGAGGTGDMSGAGEAGGTGGTTVPGGTRGTTVAGVAGRAVTRAVTTPSGRIAALGRAELTLLGRSRSTLALALLVPLVLPIGLVSVVDGMDVADVGLTAGLVLLPAAIGFSLLFGVYQALSSVYTARREELVLKRLRTGELRDAEILCGSALPVLATGLMQSLVLVAGSTVVLDLPAPKAPQLAVLGLLAGLAMCAALAALTAALTRTVESAQVTTAPLVLVSMTGSGMAVPLELLPDRLASFCQLLPLSPVITLIRGGWTGSLSAYEALGALATALAWTLLAVFAVRRWFRWEPRR
- the purQ gene encoding phosphoribosylformylglycinamidine synthase subunit PurQ gives rise to the protein MTARIGVVTFPGSLDDRDTQRAIRLAGAEPVALWHKDKNLHQVDAVVLCGGFSYGDYLRAGAIARFSPVMEPLIEQAKAGLPVLGICNGFQILTEAHLLPGAMLGNDHLHFICRDQKLRVENAETAWTTDYTAGQEIHIPLKNMDGRYVADEYTLDKLEAEGRVAFRYLARDGVADERGNPNGSLRDIAGISNEAGNVVGLMPHPEHAVEPLVGSGRTDGLPFFTSILKKLVNA
- a CDS encoding ABC transporter ATP-binding protein → MDTNEHVIEATGLRRVYGGEFEAVRGISFHVRRGEVFALLGTNGAGKTSTVELLEGLARPDGGRIRVLGHDPYAERAAVRPRTGVMLQEGGFPSELTVAETARMWAGCVSGARPAGEALALVGLAERADVRVKQLSGGERRRLDLALAVLGDPEVLFLDEPTTGLDAEGRRDTWDLVRALRDAGTTVLLTTHHLEEAENLADRLAILHRGRIAASGTPAEVTGAQPSRIAFELPEGYFVGDLPPLGELGVCGHEADGRLVRLRTRELQRAATGLLVWADRAGVTLRGLDVRSASLEEAFLGIAREASDDPESHLGVGGGPDTTVAVRGGRTA
- a CDS encoding sensor histidine kinase — protein: MFGWIRGWHGRHWRERSKAERVELQSVLTWYVTTWFFSLSWLALPLVGTVDRRPLPLALGGLLLFAGALSCVEANRLTRPALDHYLGRTELPSRALRPSAVLLALELALILALAAQGGTDAVAVRLFVGAVLLPLGLLYGLVVPVTVFLRRSLVLSVVLTAVFAWTEPDLPGILAIGMLTAFGTLFSLLAGRWGAWTLSVLWEAERAREVEARLAVAEERLRFGRDLHDVMGRNLAVIALKSELAVQLARRGRADAVEQMIEVQRIAQESQREVRDVVRGYREADLGAELAGAQGVLRAAGIACEVNGDAGALPAEVQSALGWVVRESTTNVLRHGAAERCSVVLRRTEGCVVLTVENDGARPDSPPAPPAPQRNDTDRDDTVREDRSREDRSREDRGRGGSGLAGLRERLLRVDGTLQAGFVGTGGYRVVAQVPLNGKGAVKEVTS